A genomic stretch from Haemophilus parainfluenzae ATCC 33392 includes:
- the bamA gene encoding outer membrane protein assembly factor BamA: MKKLLIASLLFGTTTSVFAAPFVAKDIRVDGAQGDLEQQILASLPVRSGQRVTDKDVANIVRSLFVSGQFDDVKAFQDGDALVVSVIAKPIISEVNIKGNSVIPTEALKQNLDANGFKSGDVLNRAKLEEFAKTLREHYKSVGRYNAKVDPIVTTLPNNRAEITLQIDEDDTAKLRSVTFNGNEAISSSKLQEQMELQPDAWWKLWGNKFDGTQFDKDIQAIQDYYHNNGYAKARVTKTDVQLNEEHTKADVTIDVNEGEKYNLSSARIVGNLGGMADELQPLLGELHLNDTFSRADVQNVESLIKDKLGERGYGSATVNAVPTFDDANKTLALTFVVDAGRRLSVRQVRFEGNTVSADSTLRQEMRQQEGTWYNSQLVELGKVRLDRTGFFESVENRVEPIQGSNDEVDVVYKVRERNTGSINFGIGYGTESGISYQASVKQDNFLGTGAAVSLGGTRNDYGTSINLGYTEPYFTKDGVSLGGNVFYETYDNSKSDTASNYKRTTYGGNITLGFPVNENNSYYIGVGYTYNKISNFAYEYNRTLYMKSMDLLGNSVKTNDFDFSFGWNYNSLNRGYFPTKGVKASLGGRVTIPGSDNKYYKLSADLQGFYPLDRDHRWVLSGKATAAYANGLSGKRVPFYQLYTAGGIGSLRGFAYGAVGPNAIYWQKDRNGKEGWIPNTDVIGGNAMATASVELIVPTPFVSDKSQNNVRTSLFVDAASVWNTKWKSDKEGLPSSVLVNLPDYSKASRIRASAGIGFQWQSPIGPLVFSYAKPIKKYENDDVEQFQFSIGGSF; encoded by the coding sequence ATGAAAAAACTTCTAATCGCAAGTTTGTTATTCGGTACTACAACGAGTGTATTTGCGGCACCATTTGTAGCAAAAGACATTCGTGTTGACGGCGCTCAAGGAGACTTAGAACAGCAAATTCTCGCAAGCCTTCCTGTTCGTAGCGGTCAGCGTGTAACGGATAAAGATGTAGCCAATATTGTACGTTCATTATTCGTAAGTGGACAGTTTGATGATGTTAAAGCTTTCCAAGATGGCGACGCATTAGTTGTGAGCGTTATTGCGAAACCAATCATTTCTGAAGTGAATATTAAAGGTAATTCCGTTATTCCAACAGAAGCATTAAAACAAAATCTTGATGCAAATGGTTTCAAAAGTGGTGATGTGTTAAATCGTGCGAAATTAGAAGAGTTTGCGAAAACCTTAAGAGAACATTATAAGAGTGTAGGCCGTTATAATGCGAAAGTTGATCCGATCGTGACAACTTTACCAAATAACCGTGCAGAAATTACGCTTCAAATTGATGAAGATGATACCGCAAAACTTCGTTCAGTGACTTTTAATGGAAATGAAGCGATTTCTAGCAGCAAATTACAAGAACAAATGGAGCTTCAACCGGATGCTTGGTGGAAACTTTGGGGTAATAAGTTTGATGGAACGCAGTTTGACAAAGATATTCAAGCTATCCAAGATTACTATCATAATAATGGTTATGCAAAAGCAAGAGTGACAAAAACAGATGTTCAGTTAAATGAAGAACATACTAAAGCAGATGTTACTATTGATGTAAATGAAGGTGAAAAATACAATTTAAGTTCTGCTCGTATTGTCGGTAACTTAGGTGGTATGGCTGATGAATTGCAACCATTATTAGGTGAACTTCACTTAAACGATACGTTCAGCCGTGCGGATGTGCAAAATGTTGAAAGCTTAATTAAAGATAAATTAGGTGAACGTGGTTACGGTAGTGCAACGGTTAATGCTGTACCAACTTTTGATGATGCGAATAAAACATTAGCATTAACCTTTGTGGTTGATGCTGGACGTCGTTTATCTGTACGTCAAGTTCGCTTTGAAGGTAATACTGTTTCTGCAGATAGTACATTGCGTCAAGAAATGCGTCAGCAAGAAGGAACTTGGTATAACTCACAATTAGTTGAGTTAGGTAAAGTGCGTTTAGATAGAACAGGTTTCTTTGAGAGCGTAGAAAATCGTGTTGAACCAATTCAAGGTTCTAATGATGAAGTCGATGTCGTATATAAAGTAAGAGAACGTAATACCGGTAGCATTAACTTTGGTATTGGTTACGGTACAGAAAGTGGTATCAGCTATCAAGCAAGTGTGAAACAAGATAACTTCTTAGGAACAGGTGCGGCGGTAAGTCTAGGTGGTACACGTAATGACTATGGTACTAGCATAAACTTAGGCTATACAGAACCATACTTTACAAAAGATGGCGTAAGTTTAGGTGGAAACGTATTCTATGAAACTTACGATAATTCAAAAAGTGATACAGCTTCAAATTATAAACGTACTACTTATGGTGGCAATATTACATTAGGCTTTCCTGTAAATGAAAATAACTCATATTATATAGGTGTAGGCTATACTTATAACAAAATCAGTAATTTTGCGTATGAATATAATCGTACTTTGTATATGAAATCAATGGATTTGCTTGGTAATTCTGTTAAAACTAATGATTTTGATTTCTCATTTGGTTGGAATTACAACAGCCTAAACCGTGGCTATTTCCCAACTAAAGGTGTGAAAGCAAGTTTAGGTGGCCGTGTCACCATTCCAGGATCTGATAATAAATATTATAAATTAAGTGCTGATCTTCAAGGTTTCTACCCATTAGATCGAGATCATCGTTGGGTATTATCTGGTAAAGCTACTGCCGCTTATGCGAATGGTTTAAGCGGTAAAAGAGTACCGTTTTATCAGCTCTATACTGCGGGTGGTATTGGTTCATTGCGTGGTTTTGCATATGGGGCAGTAGGGCCTAATGCAATATATTGGCAAAAAGATCGTAACGGTAAAGAAGGTTGGATACCAAACACTGATGTGATTGGCGGTAATGCAATGGCTACCGCAAGCGTAGAATTAATTGTTCCAACTCCTTTTGTATCAGATAAAAGTCAGAATAATGTAAGAACTTCACTGTTTGTTGATGCTGCAAGTGTTTGGAACACAAAATGGAAATCGGATAAAGAAGGGTTACCGTCTAGTGTTTTAGTTAACTTACCTGATTATAGTAAAGCTAGCCGCATTCGAGCTTCAGCGGGTATTGGTTTCCAATGGCAATCTCCGATAGGACCGTTA
- the rseP gene encoding sigma E protease regulator RseP, translating into MSFLWSLGSFIVAIAVLVAVHEYGHFWAARKCGIKIHRFSIGFGKVIWRRTDKLGTEFAISAIPLGGYVKMLDGRNEEVPVELKSQAFESKSVAQRAFVIAAGPLANFIFAILAYWVIYSVGIPSVKPVIENVTPNSPAAMAQIEPNSQILAIDGKNVPDWETINLLLTDKLGSDSVELTLTPFGEDQPYQRIINLQNWTFKPDKETAFETLGINPVSSKVEMTLSKVVESSPAEKAGLLIGDKILAENSTALDWKAFVALVQQGQPFTIKVERNQEIFDKTLQPEKNRDGKWFVGLSPTFLKVGEQYRTELKYGILDALRKGVEKTGQISWFIVKAIGKLFSGELSFSSLAGPISIAQGAGASSNAGVIYFLSFLALISVNLGIMNLFPLPVLDGGHLVFLAAEAIKGKPVSERVQNLSYRIGLTILLIQTIFVLFNDFLRL; encoded by the coding sequence ATGTCATTTTTGTGGTCGCTTGGCTCATTTATTGTTGCAATCGCCGTGCTGGTTGCCGTACACGAATACGGCCACTTTTGGGCGGCAAGAAAGTGCGGTATTAAAATTCATCGTTTTTCGATTGGCTTTGGTAAAGTGATTTGGCGGCGCACAGATAAATTAGGCACCGAATTTGCTATTTCAGCCATTCCACTTGGCGGTTATGTCAAAATGCTTGATGGACGAAATGAAGAAGTTCCCGTAGAGTTAAAATCGCAGGCATTTGAAAGCAAATCGGTAGCTCAACGTGCTTTTGTGATTGCTGCAGGTCCCCTTGCTAATTTTATTTTTGCGATTTTGGCATATTGGGTGATTTATTCTGTTGGGATTCCGAGTGTTAAACCGGTCATTGAAAATGTCACGCCAAATTCTCCCGCTGCGATGGCTCAAATTGAACCGAATAGCCAGATTTTGGCAATTGATGGAAAGAATGTACCCGATTGGGAAACCATTAATTTATTGCTCACTGATAAGTTAGGTTCTGATTCTGTTGAACTCACATTAACACCTTTTGGTGAAGACCAACCGTATCAACGGATCATTAATCTGCAAAATTGGACATTTAAACCAGATAAAGAAACAGCATTTGAAACATTAGGGATCAATCCCGTTTCAAGTAAAGTGGAGATGACACTATCAAAAGTGGTGGAGAGCTCTCCAGCAGAAAAAGCAGGCTTATTGATTGGCGATAAAATTTTAGCAGAAAATTCGACCGCACTTGACTGGAAAGCTTTTGTTGCATTGGTACAACAAGGTCAGCCTTTTACAATCAAGGTGGAACGTAATCAAGAAATTTTTGACAAAACCTTGCAACCTGAAAAGAATCGAGACGGTAAATGGTTTGTAGGGTTAAGTCCGACGTTCTTAAAAGTTGGCGAACAGTATCGAACTGAATTAAAATATGGTATTCTTGATGCCCTAAGAAAAGGTGTGGAAAAGACAGGCCAAATTTCGTGGTTTATTGTGAAGGCAATCGGGAAATTGTTTAGTGGAGAGCTTTCATTTTCCAGTTTGGCTGGGCCAATTTCAATTGCCCAAGGTGCAGGTGCATCTTCTAACGCTGGCGTGATTTATTTCTTAAGTTTTCTCGCGTTAATCAGTGTTAATTTAGGCATAATGAATTTATTTCCGTTGCCAGTTTTAGATGGTGGACATCTCGTATTTTTGGCGGCGGAAGCTATCAAAGGAAAACCTGTTTCAGAACGGGTACAAAATTTAAGTTATCGTATAGGGCTCACTATTTTGTTAATTCAAACAATTTTTGTGCTTTTTAATGATTTCTTACGTTTATAA